A portion of the Pseudomonas koreensis genome contains these proteins:
- a CDS encoding DUF4399 domain-containing protein, whose amino-acid sequence MKSFMSRAALAGVLMGVSVLASAATPAPKDAEVFIVSPEDGATVSQEFKVKFGVKNIALAPAGDTTKNTGHHHLLIDVDDLPAEGAPIPTDAHHMHFGKAQTEATIKLAPGKHTLQLILGDSGHMPFDPSIVSEKITVNVK is encoded by the coding sequence ATGAAAAGCTTTATGTCACGTGCAGCGTTGGCCGGTGTGCTGATGGGTGTTTCGGTGCTGGCCAGTGCGGCGACGCCGGCTCCCAAGGATGCTGAAGTGTTCATCGTTTCTCCCGAGGACGGCGCCACCGTCTCGCAGGAATTCAAAGTCAAGTTCGGCGTCAAGAACATCGCGCTGGCCCCGGCGGGTGACACCACCAAGAACACCGGCCACCATCATCTGCTGATCGACGTCGACGACCTGCCGGCCGAAGGCGCGCCGATCCCGACTGACGCGCACCACATGCATTTCGGCAAGGCCCAGACCGAGGCCACGATCAAACTGGCCCCTGGCAAGCACACCTTGCAACTGATTCTTGGCGACAGCGGCCACATGCCGTTCGACCCATCGATCGTTTCGGAAAAAATCACGGTTAACGTGAAATAA
- a CDS encoding transporter substrate-binding domain-containing protein, whose translation MRLLPGLICLLPLLSPLAHAELIDDVNDRGELRIALEANTPPFNYKEGDTLTGFEVELGQLLAKELDVRADFIVTDEGDLLQGVESGKYDVALNHIALTPELKDRFDFSEPYGEVDGQLLAKKDDAPRPMVLVQALTEEKPKAAAPVELAIPFQKGNPAFQASLKSAMQRIKDDGRLAALSKKWFTETK comes from the coding sequence ATGCGCTTGCTGCCTGGCCTGATCTGCCTGCTACCCCTTCTGAGCCCGCTGGCTCACGCCGAACTGATTGATGACGTCAACGACCGTGGCGAGCTGCGCATAGCCCTTGAGGCTAATACACCGCCCTTCAATTACAAGGAAGGCGACACACTCACAGGGTTCGAGGTCGAGCTTGGGCAACTTCTGGCCAAGGAGCTGGATGTACGCGCCGACTTCATCGTCACCGACGAGGGCGATCTGCTCCAGGGCGTTGAAAGCGGCAAGTACGACGTCGCGCTCAACCACATAGCACTGACACCCGAACTCAAGGATCGTTTCGACTTCAGCGAGCCGTACGGCGAGGTCGACGGGCAACTTCTGGCGAAGAAGGACGATGCGCCGCGGCCGATGGTGCTGGTGCAGGCATTGACCGAAGAGAAGCCGAAAGCGGCGGCGCCGGTGGAACTGGCGATTCCGTTTCAGAAAGGTAATCCGGCGTTTCAGGCCAGTCTCAAGAGCGCGATGCAGCGGATCAAAGACGACGGACGGCTAGCGGCGCTGTCGAAGAAGTGGTTCACCGAAACCAAGTGA
- a CDS encoding DUF523 domain-containing protein: MEKILVSRCLLGHRVRYDGGASGPFDLLEQWIEEGRVVPLCPEVAGGLPTPRAAAEIPGGQGGEVLDGKAAVITTEGEDVSAQFLEGARQALELVQKHGIRVAVLKANSPSCGNLLTYDGTFSGVKVSGEGVTAALLKRHGVRVFSELELPQAAQALAALI, translated from the coding sequence ATGGAAAAGATTCTCGTCAGCCGCTGCCTGTTGGGCCATCGCGTGCGTTATGACGGTGGCGCGAGTGGCCCGTTTGATCTGCTTGAGCAGTGGATCGAAGAAGGCCGGGTAGTGCCGTTGTGTCCGGAAGTGGCCGGTGGTTTGCCGACGCCGAGGGCGGCGGCGGAGATTCCCGGCGGGCAGGGCGGAGAGGTGCTCGATGGCAAAGCTGCTGTCATCACTACCGAAGGCGAGGATGTCAGTGCGCAGTTTCTCGAAGGTGCGCGCCAAGCGCTGGAGCTGGTGCAAAAGCACGGCATTCGGGTGGCGGTGCTCAAGGCCAACAGCCCTTCTTGCGGGAATCTGCTGACCTATGACGGGACGTTCAGTGGGGTCAAGGTCAGTGGCGAAGGGGTGACGGCGGCGTTGCTCAAGCGTCATGGGGTTCGGGTGTTCAGTGAGCTTGAGCTGCCGCAAGCCGCGCAGGCCCTGGCAGCACTTATCTAA
- a CDS encoding 2OG-Fe(II) oxygenase, with product MRAMPISSEHPLLLRIVDDLAEHGWSQQNIFLPADLTRALAAECRKREAEGELAPAAVGRGPFSEIREGIRGDHIQWIDPGQADATDRYLSLMDSLREALNRGLFLGLEDFECHFALYPPGAFYRKHVDRFRDDDRRMVSAVIYLNDAWLPEDGGQLRMYLNDERVHDVQPTGGCLVVFLSGEVPHEVLPAHRERLSLTGWFRRRGNEPF from the coding sequence ATGCGCGCCATGCCGATATCCTCTGAACACCCGCTGCTGTTACGCATTGTCGACGACCTGGCCGAACACGGCTGGTCGCAGCAGAACATCTTCCTGCCCGCCGATCTGACCCGGGCGCTGGCGGCCGAGTGCCGTAAACGTGAAGCCGAGGGCGAACTTGCGCCAGCGGCGGTCGGGCGCGGGCCGTTTTCGGAGATTCGTGAAGGTATTCGTGGCGATCACATTCAGTGGATCGACCCCGGCCAGGCCGACGCCACTGACCGCTACCTGAGCCTGATGGACAGTCTGCGCGAGGCGCTCAATCGTGGGCTGTTTCTGGGCCTGGAAGATTTCGAATGTCATTTCGCCCTGTACCCGCCCGGCGCGTTCTATCGCAAGCACGTCGACCGCTTTCGCGATGACGACCGGCGCATGGTGTCGGCAGTGATCTACCTCAACGACGCCTGGCTGCCGGAGGACGGCGGCCAGTTGCGCATGTACTTGAACGATGAGCGTGTGCACGATGTGCAACCTACCGGCGGCTGCCTGGTGGTGTTTCTCTCCGGCGAAGTACCCCACGAAGTACTGCCGGCCCATCGCGAACGGCTGTCGCTGACCGGATGGTTTCGTCGCCGTGGCAACGAGCCGTTCTGA
- a CDS encoding DUF2059 domain-containing protein, with amino-acid sequence MRRLLFSLLMFCVLPAWADGFDQLYKVAGWPEQRAHFNDALSAAQQRYQNSLPPAVFQALVNNSNQRFAAQAMDQRAEAQLRQKLADPKPALTFFQSPLGKKIVAAELLATRRDQLAKNAQGLPKMQASDSRLLIIGHLAQALPAREAGAEVSLAIAGVAADSLSSMIPGLLGGGQAQGMLNGQRQRLMDQIGADLNNTLLYVYRDLSDEELEEFATFAESTEGKAYYQAALAAIRAGLAVGQP; translated from the coding sequence ATGCGCCGTTTGCTTTTTTCACTGTTGATGTTCTGCGTATTGCCCGCCTGGGCGGACGGCTTTGATCAGTTGTACAAGGTCGCCGGCTGGCCAGAACAACGCGCGCATTTCAACGATGCCCTGAGCGCCGCCCAGCAGCGCTATCAGAACAGCCTGCCGCCTGCGGTGTTTCAAGCACTGGTCAACAACAGCAACCAGCGGTTCGCCGCGCAGGCCATGGATCAACGCGCCGAAGCGCAACTGCGGCAGAAACTCGCCGATCCGAAACCGGCGCTGACCTTTTTCCAGTCACCACTGGGCAAGAAAATCGTCGCCGCCGAACTGCTGGCGACCCGCCGCGATCAACTGGCGAAAAATGCCCAGGGCCTGCCAAAAATGCAGGCGAGCGACAGTCGTTTGCTGATCATCGGCCACTTGGCGCAAGCCCTGCCGGCCCGTGAGGCTGGCGCCGAGGTCAGTCTGGCGATTGCCGGCGTGGCGGCGGACAGTTTGAGTTCGATGATTCCGGGATTGCTCGGTGGCGGTCAGGCGCAGGGCATGTTGAACGGCCAGCGCCAGCGCCTGATGGATCAGATCGGCGCCGATCTGAATAACACGCTGCTCTACGTCTATCGCGATTTGTCGGATGAAGAGCTGGAAGAATTTGCGACGTTTGCCGAGTCGACCGAGGGCAAGGCTTACTATCAGGCGGCGCTGGCGGCGATTCGGGCGGGGTTGGCGGTCGGCCAACCTTAA
- a CDS encoding alpha/beta hydrolase translates to MPDTFDPDHLRASLKPLAEWQPLSDEAKAYQRFYKTDFAERDVWRGMGRFEVDGYELVSHCWWPEKVKATLFLLHGYYDHIGLYRHVIEWALDQDFAVIACDLPGHGLSSGPRASIRDFAEYQHMLQALFAEAHSIALPQPWHLCGQSTGGAIVVDHLLNHGENSPAQGQVILLAPLVRPRAWGWSQLSYYLLRPFVRGVARRFSVNSNDPDFLPFLQADPLQPRRLPTKWVGALSRWIIRVEHAKKSPRRPLIIQGQADMTVDWQHNLQVLKWKFDRPQILLLAEARHHLANETAEMREEYFEFLSKRIRGRNL, encoded by the coding sequence ATGCCTGATACTTTCGACCCTGATCATTTACGCGCGAGCCTCAAGCCGTTGGCCGAGTGGCAGCCGTTATCGGATGAGGCGAAGGCTTATCAGCGCTTCTACAAGACCGACTTCGCCGAGCGCGATGTGTGGCGCGGCATGGGTCGTTTCGAAGTCGATGGCTACGAGTTGGTCAGCCATTGCTGGTGGCCGGAGAAGGTCAAGGCGACGCTGTTTCTGCTGCACGGTTACTACGATCACATCGGCCTGTACCGGCATGTGATCGAGTGGGCGCTGGATCAGGATTTCGCCGTGATTGCCTGCGACTTGCCGGGGCATGGGCTGTCGAGCGGGCCACGGGCGAGCATCCGCGATTTCGCTGAATATCAGCACATGCTGCAAGCGCTGTTTGCCGAAGCCCATTCGATCGCGCTGCCGCAGCCGTGGCATTTGTGCGGGCAGAGCACCGGTGGTGCGATTGTCGTCGATCACCTGCTCAACCATGGCGAGAACAGCCCGGCGCAGGGGCAGGTGATTCTGCTGGCACCGCTGGTGCGACCACGGGCCTGGGGCTGGTCGCAGTTGAGTTATTACCTGCTGCGGCCATTTGTTCGCGGCGTCGCGCGGCGCTTCAGCGTAAATTCCAACGATCCGGACTTTCTGCCGTTTCTGCAGGCTGATCCGTTACAGCCTCGGCGTCTGCCGACGAAGTGGGTGGGCGCGTTGTCGCGCTGGATCATCCGCGTCGAGCACGCGAAAAAAAGCCCGCGACGACCGCTGATCATTCAGGGGCAGGCGGACATGACCGTCGACTGGCAGCACAATCTGCAGGTGTTGAAATGGAAGTTCGACCGCCCGCAGATTCTGCTGCTGGCCGAGGCGCGGCATCATCTGGCCAATGAAACGGCGGAGATGCGTGAGGAGTATTTCGAGTTTTTGAGCAAGCGGATCAGGGGCCGGAATCTCTGA